The genomic interval ATGTAAAGTGCCGTTTTTCATTCTGTCATATAGTCTGTGAACACCGGTTGTGGTTTCTTCTGATAAGCCTTTGATGCCTGCGATTAATTCAGGGTACTTATCGAAAACCATATTGGTGAGGTCACCGCCGTCATCGAGAATCATATTGAGCGGTTTGTTTTCATCGCCGAAGAATAGTGTCTGCTCGATACACCAGTCGAATTCTTCTGCGTTCATTCCTTTCCATGCATAAACAGAAATCCCTGCTGCTGCTATAGCTGCTGCGGCGTGATCTTGGGTAGAGAAGATATTACATGAAGACCATGTAACTTCTGCTCCGAGATCTACGAGGGTTTCGATAAGAACTGCGGTCTGGATTGTCATGTGAAGACATCCGGCAATTCTTGCACCGCTGAGCGGTTTTGTTTTTTTGTACTCTTCACGAATGGCCATCAAGCCGGGCATTTCAGCCTCTGCTAAACGAATCTCTTTGCGTCCCCATTCAGCGAGTGATATGTCTTTAACTTTGTACTTTAATTTTTCTTTTGTTAGTGATGCTGTTGCCACTGTATTGTGCTCCGTTTAATTAATTTTTGAGTAATGTATAAGATACGATTTTTTAAATTTTAATGAAATTCAAAACAAATTAGAGTTTAATTCCTTCAAGAAATTCAGTCTTAATTTCTTTAGGTGCTAATCTAATTCCTAATTCATCCAGCTGCTGCTGCGCAACGTTGCTTGGAGATTCATCCATCAAAGATGCTGCGCTTACCGTTTTAGGGAATGCTATTACATCGCGTATTGCATCAAGTCCGCAGAGTATTGCAACGATTCTATCAAAGCCAAATGCTGCTCCACCGTGAGGCGGCGCGCCATATTTGAAAGCATCGAGGAGGAATCCGAATTTCTCCTGCTGCTCTGCTTCAGTGAATCCGACTATATCGAATACTTTCTTTTGAATGTCTCTTTGATGTATTCTAATGCTTCCGCTGGCTATTTCGTTCCCGTTTAAGACTAAATCATAACAATCCCCTTTCATGCTTTCAATGATGTCGGCGCGTTTGCGTTTATCAGTCTCGTTCTTTGCTAATTCAAACTTTGGCAGCTCTTTATTTTGGGGACCTGTGAACATATGATGCTCTGCCGCATAAGAATCAGTTTCTTCGGCGTAATGGAACAGAGGGAAATCAACTACCCATAGGAATTCATATTTGCTTTCATCGATGAGTTTATGCTCCGCTGCAATTTTATTTCTAAGTGTTCCAAGAGATGTGCATACTTTTTTCTTTTCACCTGAAAGGATGAAGATTATTTCACCGTCTTTGACTTCAAATGCTGATTTGATTTGAGCCTGAATATCATCACTTAAGAATTTCTGTAGTGGTGATTGAACGGTCCCGTCTGTATTGTATTTAATGTAACCAAGTCCACCGAAGCCAAGTTTCTTTACAAAGTCTGTTAAGCCATCTATGATTTTACGGGTAACGTCAATCTTGTTTTCTGCAAATGATAATTTTACTCCGGCAACGATACCGTTCTTTTCTTTAAGTCCGTTTTCAAAAACTACAAAGCCGGAATCTTTGACAATCTCACTGATGTTTATGATTTTTGATAAGCCGAATATTCTTAAATCTGGTTTATCAGAGCCGTAATTTTCAACTACGTAATCATAGCTTAACTGCGGGAAGGGAGTAGTAATTTCCACTCCTAAAATCTCTTTCCAGATTTCTTTAAACAATGGCTCTGACATATCAAATACATCCTGCTGATGAACAAAACTCATTTCCATATCGATTTGTGTAAACTCAGGCTGTCTGTCTGCTCTTAAATCTTCATCCCGGAAGCACTTACAGATCTGAACATATCTATCATATCCTGCCACCATTAAAATCTGTTTGTAAGTCTGGGGTGATTGAGGTAATGCATAGAATTTTCCTTTATGGACTCTCGATGGTACGAGATAATCTCTAGCTCCTTCGGGAGTGGATTTCATTAGTATAGGTGTTTCAACTTCAACGAAATTTCTCTTATGAAAATACTTATGAACTATCTGATAAACTTCGTTTCTTACCATAAGATTTCTCTGAAGCTTACCTCTTCTTAAATCAAGATATCTGTATTGTAAACGCAAATCTTCAGACGCTTTAACATCGTCTTCAATTACGAAAGGAGGAGTGACAGCTTCATTCAAAATCTGAAACTCTTCTGTATCAACTTCAATTTCTCCTGTAGGAATATTCTTGTTCTTGCTTGAGCGCTCTATAACTTTTCCTGAAACAGAAATGACAAATTCATTTCCGACTTTAGAAGCAATATCATATAATTCTTTCTTATCAGGATCAATTTTTACCTGTGTAATTCCGTATCTGTCTCTTAAATCTATGAATAAAATTCCGCCAAGGTCACGCTTTTTTGCAACCCATCCGTTAAGTGTAACGCTTTCGTTTACATTGGATATATTTAAATCTCCGCAAGTATTAGTTCTCGTTTTAAAGCTCATAAAAATAATAAAAAAGACCTGTCAGGCAAGCCCGGCAGGTCAAAGTTTCTGGAATAAATTGAATTTAATAAATTATACTAATTTTTTATACTCATTAATTGTTCTCTGATAAACATATTCAAGCTTTTCAATATCATTTCCAATTTCACCCATATCGCCTTTACGGCATTTTGCTTCAATGTTTTTGCTAATCTCCTGAATAAGCTTTGCACCCATATTTATGCTTGAGCCTCTTAAATTATGCACAGCTAAAATGAGCTTCTGAATTTCATTATTCTTCCAGTGTTTCTTAATATCAGAAATCAACTGAGGAGTCTGCTTTGAATACAAGTTAACAACTTCTTTAAGGAATGATAAATTATCTATACCTGTTATCTGTTTAAGATTTTCCACAGTTGATGTATCAATCAAATCATCATTATTATATGTCAACGCTCCTGTAACTTTTGTTATAGGATTACTTCCCCACTTCTCAAGCATAGTTTTAAGCTCTTCAGATAAAATAGGTTTGCTGATAAAGTCATCCATACCGGCATATAAGCATTTTTCCATATCTCCCTGAGTGGCATTTGCCGTCATAGCAATAATTTTTGGTCTCTCTGCAGGAATCCATTTTTCAAGAATTCTACCTGTTGTTTGTATTCCATCAAGCTCAGGCATTTGCACATCCATTAACACTAAATCATAATGCTGTCTGTTCAGACAATCAAGAACTTCGAGTCCGTCACTCGCAATATCCGCTACATAACCCATCTGAGCTAAAATTCGTGAAGCTATTTTCTGATTGATAATGTTATCTTCAGCGATAAGAATTTTTAAAGGCAGTTTTTCCGATAGCTTCTTTTCAGTGACTTCAGGTTTTACGATTGAAGTCTTGTTATCCGTACACATCAGATTAAATACATCGAACAGTTCTTCCTGATTTATCGGTTTCGTTATTGAAGCAGAAAACAAATCCTGATTTACAAACATATCTGACTTTCCGCTTTGTAAAGCTATAATAGGAAACTCATTTCCTTTAACTCTTCTTATCTCTTTTACTATCTCTCCATTGTATTTTTCGTTGAGGACTAAGTCCAATAACACTGTATCAAACTTATACTTTTTCAGCCAGTCAATTGCCTCATATCCGCTTGGTGTAGTCTTCGGCTTCATACCCCACATCTGAGTCTGCAATGAAAGTATCTGTCTCAATACCCTGTTCTCATCTATAATAAGAAGATTCTTTCCTTTGAGATTTGGTATATCCGATAGAAGATATTCTTTTACCTCTGTTACTTCTGACTTCTTTACACTTATCGTAAAATAGAACGTAGTTCCGATTCCTTCCTTGCTTTCAAACCATATATTTCCGCCCATCATATCAACAAGCTTTTTACAGATTGCCAAACCAAGTCCCGCACCTCCGAATTTTCTCGTAAGTGATGAATCTACCTGCGAAAACTCTTTAAATATCTTCTCAGCTTCAGTGTTCTTAATACCTATTCCTGTATCTCTTATTGAAAACTCAAGCTCGATATCATCTGAAGTTTTACCGGGCTTATCTATTTTTACTACTGATAAAAACACATCTCCCTGATTGGTGAACTTCACTGCATTGTTCAATAGATTCACAATAATCTGACGCAGCCTTGTTATATCTCCGAATATATTTTCAGGTACCTGAGGATCCACATAATAAATAACCTCAAGTGATTTTGACCAGGCGCTGTTTGATATCAAACCTATCGCATCATCAATGCAATTTCTCAATGAGAACGGCTGATATTCCAATGCGAGTTTGCCCGAATCAATATCTGTATAATCAAGAATGTCATTTATCAGAGTAAGAAGCTTATCTCCGCTTGAACGAATAGTATCTACATATTCCTTTTGCTCAGGAGTTAAATTTGTATCCATTAATAATCCTGACATACCAATTACTGCATTCATAGGTGTCCGTATCTCATGGCTTATAACTGATAAGAACTCAGACTTAGCGTTTACTGCTGCTGCTAAATCGTTCTTCATTTTCGTTATTTCATCAATTAACACTTTCTTTTCCTCTTCCAGAGTTTTCTTTGATAAGTCATTCAAATGAGAAGAATCCTTGCCTGAATTCAAGCTCAATCTTTGAAATCTATCGTATGTATTATCTATTCTGTTTACTATTTCTGACATTTGATTTTTAGTGATTTCCGGCTCATTTTTACCGGTTTTTACATCGTCATTTTCCGCAGTTTTAGCATTTTTCAGCGGTGTTCGTTTCTTGTCCGATTCTTTATTTATATGTGTTGCTTTCATTTAGATAGTCATCTCACTTCTTTTAGGTATCAAAAGGATACACTAATACTATAGTTTGCACACACTATCCCCTAAAACTGTACTAGAATTAAGTCTTTATACTCAATTTCATACTATTATACTTAGAAAAACCGTGCCAAATAAAAAAAGCCGGTCCGGATTAACCGGAACGGCTCTAAAATTACCTATATGTAGGGAAAACTATTTTACTTCTAAGCTATTATCTTCTGCAAGGCTTCTACTGACTGGTCATATAAACTCTGCAAATCTTTCATATTCTGCTCTTTTTCATCATCGCTGCTGAATGATTCAGTCTTTTCGAGCTTAAAGCACAATTCGCCAAGTGCCTGAGCCCCTATACTAAGACTTGAACCTTTCAATTTATGAGCTGATTTATTCATTGCCCCTATATCGCCCGAGGCCGCATGGTTCTTTATATCATTCAGCGTGTTAACGGAATCTGTAATGAACAGGTTTACGATTTCCTTTAGAAACCCGCCCTCTTCATCCATCATTCTCAATTCATCTAATGCGTTATTGTTGATTAACTCCATTATTACTTTATCCTATTTTTTACATTAAAAAATAAGCCTAACCAGATTATATACAAGATAGTTATAGCTTCTATTATAAAGTTCCTCTTAGTTCCTGTTCTCTTTCAATAGCTTCAAATAAAGCTTTGAAATTCCCTTTACCAAAACTTCTTGCGCCTTTTCTTTGAATGATTTCAAAGAACAATGTCGGCCTGTCTTCAACAGGTTTGGAGAATATCTGAAGCAGATACCCGTCTTCATCTCTATCTACAAGGACTCCAAGTTTTTCCAGTTCAGTTAAATCCTCATCAATCTTTCCTACTCTGTTTTCAAGTTCTCTGTAATATGTTGTCGGCACTTTGAGGAATTCCACCCCTCTTCTTTGCAGTTCATTTACAGTCTCAATAATATTACCTGTAATCAATGCAATATGCTGTGCGCCCGGACTGCCGTAAAAATCAAGATATTCTTCTATCTGTGACTTCTTCTTTCCCTGAGCAGGCTCATTTATCGGAAATTTAATCTTTCCTGAACCGTTCTGCATTACTTTACTCATCAAAGCTGTATATTCAGTTGAAATATCTTTATCATCAAAAGAAATAAGCTGGCTGAAGCCCATTGTGTGAGCATAAAATTTCATCCACTCATTCATTTTGCCGAGCTCAACATTTGCTACAATATGATCAACTGCTTTTAAGCCTGTATCGTCTATCCCCTGAACCGCTCTTGTTCCGGCCGGTACAAATCCCGGAAGGAAAAGTCCTTTATAATTTTTTCTTTCAATAAACGTGTGAATGGTATCGCCGTAAATTTTTATAGCTGACTTAATTATATAGCCGTTCTCATCTTCAATTTTTGTTGGAGCTAAATGCGGAACTGCTCCCCTCTTTGTCGTCTCTTCAAAAGCGCTGGTGGCATCATCAACTTCAAATGCAATATCACGCACACCGTCACCGTGAGCTTTAACATGGTCTGAAATTTCGTGGTCGGGAGTTAGCGCTGTTGAAAGTACGAACTTGATTTTATTTTGCTCTAACAAATAAGAGGTAACTTTTTTATCTCCGGTTTCAAGTCCTCTGTAACCTGTCATTTTGAAACCTAAAGCATATTGATAGTAGAATGCAGATTGTTTTGCATTCCCTACATAGAATTCTAAATGGTCGATTCGTTTAAGAGGAAGAAAATCAACTGCGGCAGAACCGTTAGCAGCAGTTACTTCATTTTCAATTGCAGTTTCCATAAACTAAAATTTTCTAAGTTTGTCGAAATTAGCTTTATTATTATCGTTTTAAAAGTCGGATTTTTGTCGCATTCTCTTACAGTTTCAAGTTACAAGTTTCAAGTTTCAAATTGTTACCTTATTGTAACATTCTGAGCGAAGCTCAGTCCTGTCTTTAGAAGGATTCATTTTCTATACATTAAATAAAATTGTCACATTAATGTCACATTTTATTATTCATTATTAATTATAATTATTCATTAGTGAAATTAGTCGGAAAATAGTCGGATTTTATTTAGTAGTAAGTCAAACGTACAAAGTATAAAGTCGCATTAATGTCACATTTTATTTCCATCATATAGTTTTTTCAATACACCCCAAAATTAATTCACTGAATTGATGAATTTTTGACGGATTTTATTTTCTCTATTCATTTTTTCGTCCATTCTTCCCCCTCCTTACTAAGGAGGGGGATTGAGGGGGAGGTTAAGTAAAGAACAAATTTTAATTTTCTCTTCCAATAACCCCTCCCTGACTCTCCCCTTAATAAGGGGAGGGAAAATTAAATAGTCGCAAAAAAGACGCATTTTATTTTAACTAAATCCTTTTCACACAATACTCAAAAAAAAAAAAAATCCCTGCCTAAAAATAATAAATTTTTTTAGCAGGGACAAGATTTAATTTCCTATTACTACTAATAGGTACAAACTTTCTAAACTATTTGACAAGAATCATTTTCTTCGTCTCCACAAAATTGCCTGCCTCTATTTTATAGAAGTATGTTCCGCTGGCAAAATTACTTCCGTTGAACTGTGCTTCATAAGTTCCTGCTGTCAGTTTTTCATTAACAATATTATCGATTGCTCTTCCCGATACATCAAAGATTGTAATTTTTACAAATTCATCTTTCGGCAAGGCAAATTTTATTTTTGTCTGTGGGTTGAACGGATTCGGATAATTCTGCTCAAGAGAATATTTACCCGGAATCTCATTCGAGAGATTAGAAATACCTGCTAACGTATACCACCCTCCGGAAAAACATTTAATTCTTCCATCTCTGCAGCCGGCAATAACTTCGTTACCGTTTGCGCCCATGTTAACATTTTCCAGCCTGTTTATATTATCTAATCTTGAAACTTTCTCGCATGCAAAATCAGTGCTGCCGCTTCCGAAAGAATAAGTGAATTTTACCGCGCCTGTATTTCCATTTAAGATATAAAAATTATCACCAAGTGTACCGCAGGCAACAGATGCTTCCGTTAATGATCCGGGACCTGTTGGTCCGATAATGTCTGCGCCCATAACATAAGTAGCATCCAGATTATTATTCCAGATCGGTACTCCGTCTCTCGGATTTATTTTCACCATTTGCTTTGCTCCGTTGAAAATTGTAATCTCACCCAGATTTACATTGGGGTCCGGCCATATACCTTTATAGTATTTTACTATTCCGTTTATACCTGTTCCAAATCCTGTAGAGTAAATTGAATTACCTGTTGCGCCATCTAGGACTGTAATTGTAGAAGTAAATCCTACAAGACAAGCTATATCAGGAATTGTATCTGCATTCACACTCGGAATACTTGTCATTCCCCAGATAACTGCAGGCGAAGTGTAAGACCATATTTGTGAACCTGAATTATTATAACCTCTTATTGAATACGGTCCGCCGCTCTCTCCCATACCTACTGCAAATCCTGCTGACGTTGTAACTAAGTCATATGAAAATGTCTGAGGCATTGATGTTGTTAACATCGATTGTCCTGTTAATCCATTCAGAATAAAAATTGTTTTTCTTCCGGGAGGATTTCCGCCTGTTCCGTTTGCATCCATAAGTACATCGTTAACTCCGTCACCGTTAAAATCTTTATCAACTTTTACAACGTTAACATCGCCGTCGCTGAAACTTACAGAATCTCCGAACTCCCAGATTTTCTTTCCGGTTCTTCCAGAGATAGTATAAACTTCTTCATTGCCGCCGCCTGTTCCTATTACTACATCAGGAATCCCGTCGCCGTCAACATCGCTTCTTACCTGCATTGCCTGCTCATAAGGAACAGAACCGCTGTTATTATTATTGTACCCTGAATTGAATGTCCATAATATATCAGTCGTAACCGATGAACCGCCGTTGTAACATGTTACAAGATAGTTCGTCGATGCAACTAAAACGTCATTTATACCGTCTGCATTAACATCGTTTATTTGTTTAATTGAAATAGGTTTAAGATCTGCAGATGTTGAGTAAGGATTTACAGGTACAGTTCCTTCCCATAAAATTTCACCAAGTGTACCGGTTGAGTTTGCTCCTGTTCCTGTAACTTTTAATCTCTGAACTGAACCATTAACTGCATTTGAATTTATTGAAATAGAATCTGCATAGCTTGTAGCTGTTGTAGGATTAAACCAGATTCTTAATTGCTTCGTTTTCTGTGTATCGATAACTATCGGGAATGTAAGTCCTACGGTATCAAGTCTGAATCTTGCACCTGCAAAAGATGCTGAAGTTATATTCAATGTCTGGCTTCCTGTATTTGTTACATTAAATAAATATCCTGATGTACATCCAACTCTTCTTGTACCGTAAGCATAAGTATTTGCGCTTAATGTTAAGTAAGCGCCGCTGTAAACACCTTTACCCTTAAGCTGAACTTGTTTAACAGGTGTACCGCCGTCATTTGAAGCGATATATAATATACCTGAAGTAGTATCGTAAACTGTCGGAGTAAATGTAACTGTGTAATTTTTTTGCTGACCTGCTAAAATAGAATCAGGTGCATTAGGAGAAATTGTATATCTCGGATTTGAAATATTAAATGAATTCAATTTCAGAGTAGCTGTACCTGTGTTCTGAATAGTAAGAGTCTGCGGATTTGGAGTGTTTAAAATTGTGTTTCCAAAATTAATAGTTGCAGGAGCAGCTATAACCGGATTGCCGGCCCCGGATAAAGAGTATTTATAAAGAGTTGAATATGAACCAACGGTATTCCCTATTCTTTGCGCCAAGAGATAAAGATTTTGTCCGTCGTAATACATTCCCCGTGGAGAGTCTGAACCGTCAGGGTCAGGTCCCGGGAAAGAAAATATAGTATCCCCTACAGCTTTTCTGAATGCAAAAATTCTTTCAGGCTCGCTGCTGAAATTATCGTTTACATATAAAATGGTGTCACCTTTAAATGCAATACCCTGTGCCTGTTTACATCTAAGAGGAATTGAGTCAACTTTCAATCTTGATGTTAAGTCTATAGCATACGCCCATGTGAATGGATAAGTAGTAACTTCAGGATAATAAACTGTGAACCAGATTTTATTATTGTTGATTGTTAGTCCGCCGATGCCCTGCGCATATGTTCCTGTTA from Bacteroidota bacterium carries:
- the aspS gene encoding aspartate--tRNA ligase, translated to MSFKTRTNTCGDLNISNVNESVTLNGWVAKKRDLGGILFIDLRDRYGITQVKIDPDKKELYDIASKVGNEFVISVSGKVIERSSKNKNIPTGEIEVDTEEFQILNEAVTPPFVIEDDVKASEDLRLQYRYLDLRRGKLQRNLMVRNEVYQIVHKYFHKRNFVEVETPILMKSTPEGARDYLVPSRVHKGKFYALPQSPQTYKQILMVAGYDRYVQICKCFRDEDLRADRQPEFTQIDMEMSFVHQQDVFDMSEPLFKEIWKEILGVEITTPFPQLSYDYVVENYGSDKPDLRIFGLSKIINISEIVKDSGFVVFENGLKEKNGIVAGVKLSFAENKIDVTRKIIDGLTDFVKKLGFGGLGYIKYNTDGTVQSPLQKFLSDDIQAQIKSAFEVKDGEIIFILSGEKKKVCTSLGTLRNKIAAEHKLIDESKYEFLWVVDFPLFHYAEETDSYAAEHHMFTGPQNKELPKFELAKNETDKRKRADIIESMKGDCYDLVLNGNEIASGSIRIHQRDIQKKVFDIVGFTEAEQQEKFGFLLDAFKYGAPPHGGAAFGFDRIVAILCGLDAIRDVIAFPKTVSAASLMDESPSNVAQQQLDELGIRLAPKEIKTEFLEGIKL
- a CDS encoding response regulator yields the protein MKATHINKESDKKRTPLKNAKTAENDDVKTGKNEPEITKNQMSEIVNRIDNTYDRFQRLSLNSGKDSSHLNDLSKKTLEEEKKVLIDEITKMKNDLAAAVNAKSEFLSVISHEIRTPMNAVIGMSGLLMDTNLTPEQKEYVDTIRSSGDKLLTLINDILDYTDIDSGKLALEYQPFSLRNCIDDAIGLISNSAWSKSLEVIYYVDPQVPENIFGDITRLRQIIVNLLNNAVKFTNQGDVFLSVVKIDKPGKTSDDIELEFSIRDTGIGIKNTEAEKIFKEFSQVDSSLTRKFGGAGLGLAICKKLVDMMGGNIWFESKEGIGTTFYFTISVKKSEVTEVKEYLLSDIPNLKGKNLLIIDENRVLRQILSLQTQMWGMKPKTTPSGYEAIDWLKKYKFDTVLLDLVLNEKYNGEIVKEIRRVKGNEFPIIALQSGKSDMFVNQDLFSASITKPINQEELFDVFNLMCTDNKTSIVKPEVTEKKLSEKLPLKILIAEDNIINQKIASRILAQMGYVADIASDGLEVLDCLNRQHYDLVLMDVQMPELDGIQTTGRILEKWIPAERPKIIAMTANATQGDMEKCLYAGMDDFISKPILSEELKTMLEKWGSNPITKVTGALTYNNDDLIDTSTVENLKQITGIDNLSFLKEVVNLYSKQTPQLISDIKKHWKNNEIQKLILAVHNLRGSSINMGAKLIQEISKNIEAKCRKGDMGEIGNDIEKLEYVYQRTINEYKKLV
- a CDS encoding Hpt domain-containing protein, with product MELINNNALDELRMMDEEGGFLKEIVNLFITDSVNTLNDIKNHAASGDIGAMNKSAHKLKGSSLSIGAQALGELCFKLEKTESFSSDDEKEQNMKDLQSLYDQSVEALQKIIA
- the hppD gene encoding 4-hydroxyphenylpyruvate dioxygenase, with the protein product METAIENEVTAANGSAAVDFLPLKRIDHLEFYVGNAKQSAFYYQYALGFKMTGYRGLETGDKKVTSYLLEQNKIKFVLSTALTPDHEISDHVKAHGDGVRDIAFEVDDATSAFEETTKRGAVPHLAPTKIEDENGYIIKSAIKIYGDTIHTFIERKNYKGLFLPGFVPAGTRAVQGIDDTGLKAVDHIVANVELGKMNEWMKFYAHTMGFSQLISFDDKDISTEYTALMSKVMQNGSGKIKFPINEPAQGKKKSQIEEYLDFYGSPGAQHIALITGNIIETVNELQRRGVEFLKVPTTYYRELENRVGKIDEDLTELEKLGVLVDRDEDGYLLQIFSKPVEDRPTLFFEIIQRKGARSFGKGNFKALFEAIEREQELRGTL
- a CDS encoding choice-of-anchor D domain-containing protein, with product MKKLLLFLLILLSQNIFSQTLVSSYPFPNYGSYNFLWGITAKNDTLWVGSDYDNAGASIPAKIYKITRTAQILDSIAMPYGFNHGMAWDGSGFWIAQDFTSNGAKLYKINMSGVKVDSIVTGTYAQGIGGLTINNNKIWFTVYYPEVTTYPFTWAYAIDLTSRLKVDSIPLRCKQAQGIAFKGDTILYVNDNFSSEPERIFAFRKAVGDTIFSFPGPDPDGSDSPRGMYYDGQNLYLLAQRIGNTVGSYSTLYKYSLSGAGNPVIAAPATINFGNTILNTPNPQTLTIQNTGTATLKLNSFNISNPRYTISPNAPDSILAGQQKNYTVTFTPTVYDTTSGILYIASNDGGTPVKQVQLKGKGVYSGAYLTLSANTYAYGTRRVGCTSGYLFNVTNTGSQTLNITSASFAGARFRLDTVGLTFPIVIDTQKTKQLRIWFNPTTATSYADSISINSNAVNGSVQRLKVTGTGANSTGTLGEILWEGTVPVNPYSTSADLKPISIKQINDVNADGINDVLVASTNYLVTCYNGGSSVTTDILWTFNSGYNNNNSGSVPYEQAMQVRSDVDGDGIPDVVIGTGGGNEEVYTISGRTGKKIWEFGDSVSFSDGDVNVVKVDKDFNGDGVNDVLMDANGTGGNPPGRKTIFILNGLTGQSMLTTSMPQTFSYDLVTTSAGFAVGMGESGGPYSIRGYNNSGSQIWSYTSPAVIWGMTSIPSVNADTIPDIACLVGFTSTITVLDGATGNSIYSTGFGTGINGIVKYYKGIWPDPNVNLGEITIFNGAKQMVKINPRDGVPIWNNNLDATYVMGADIIGPTGPGSLTEASVACGTLGDNFYILNGNTGAVKFTYSFGSGSTDFACEKVSRLDNINRLENVNMGANGNEVIAGCRDGRIKCFSGGWYTLAGISNLSNEIPGKYSLEQNYPNPFNPQTKIKFALPKDEFVKITIFDVSGRAIDNIVNEKLTAGTYEAQFNGSNFASGTYFYKIEAGNFVETKKMILVK